Genomic DNA from Bacillota bacterium:
GGCTCGGCCTCATCCACGGTCCGTCTATCTTCTCCCTTCATCGCACAGGCACCCCCTGTCCGCGCAGGAACGCCTTGAGGTCGGCGATCCGGCACTGCCGATAGTGAAAGATCGAAGCGGCCAGGGCGGCGTCGGCCCCACCGGCCTCCGAGAGGACGGCGGCGACGTCCTCGGGCCGGCCGGCCCCGCCGGAGGCGATCACCGGCGTGGTCACCGCGTCGGCCACCGCCCGGGTGGCACCAAGGTCGTAGCCGTCGACCGTCCCGTCCCGGTCCATGCTGGTCAACAGGAGTTCGCCGGCCCCCAGTTCGACCACGCGCCGGGCCCAGGCGACCAGGGACAGCTCGGTCGGGATGCTGCCGCCGTGGGTGCAGACTCGCCAGCCCAGGTCGGGGTCGGACCGGAAATCGATGGCCACGACCACGCACTGACGTCCGAAGCGCCCGGCCGTTTCCTCGATCAACCCGGGGTTGAGGACGGCCTGGGTGTTCAGAGAGACCCGGTCGGCCCCGGCCAATAGCGTGGCCCGGACGTCATCCGGGCCGGCCAGTCCGCCGCCGGCGGTGAGGGGGATGAAGACTTGCTCGGCGATGCCCTCGATGGCCCGCAGGGTTGGGCCCCGCCCCTCGCGGCTGGCCGCGATGTCCAGGCAGACGAGCTCGTCGGCGCC
This window encodes:
- the hisF gene encoding imidazole glycerol phosphate synthase subunit HisF, encoding MLYKRIIPCLDLKAGRVVKGVKFADLRDAGDPVEQAAFYSSEGADELVCLDIAASREGRGPTLRAIEGIAEQVFIPLTAGGGLAGPDDVRATLLAGADRVSLNTQAVLNPGLIEETAGRFGRQCVVVAIDFRSDPDLGWRVCTHGGSIPTELSLVAWARRVVELGAGELLLTSMDRDGTVDGYDLGATRAVADAVTTPVIASGGAGRPEDVAAVLSEAGGADAALAASIFHYRQCRIADLKAFLRGQGVPVR